DNA sequence from the Sphingomonas taxi genome:
ATTCGATAGCCGTACCAGCCGCCGAGCCGGTTGTCGGAGATGCTGCCGATCCGCGCCGAGAGGACGGCGAACACCGTCCGCCCCTGTTTGGGCATCAGCGGCAGCAGATGCTTGGCGACCAAGGCCGGCCCGACCGCATTGACGCGCAGCACCTGTTCGAGCCACGCCGGATCGAATTCGCGATAGCTTTTCTCCGGGCCGCGCTCCGCATCGTGCAGCAGGCCGGTGGCGAGGATGACGAGCGACGGCGCCGGCCCGGTGGCGATCCGCGCCGCGGCGGCGGCGATGCTCGCCTCGTCGGTGATATCGATCGGCGCGGCACCCGAGCGCGACAGCGCGTGGATGCGGGCGTAGGCCGCTTCCTCGACCAGCGCCTCATGCAGCGCGGCACCGATCCCGCCGGATGCGCCGATGACGACCGCGGCGCTCAACGCGAGAACCGCCATTGATCGTCGCTGCTCGCCGCCGCGTCGAACGCATAGCCGTCGCTGTCGAACCCCCGCATCGCGTCGATGTCGGTGATGCGATGCTCGACCATCCAGCGCGCCATCATCCCGCGCGCCTTCTTGGCGTGGAAGCTGACGAAGCGGTCGCCGTCGCGGAAATCGATCGCCACCACGCGGACGTCGGCGGGCAGGTAGCCCGCGACCCCCGCCCAATATTCCTGGCTGGCGAGGTTGAGGACGACCCGCTCGCCGTCGGCGGCGACATCCTCGGCCAGCGCCTTGCCGATGCGGTCGCCCCACCAGTCGGTCAGCTTCTTGTGCCGTGGCGCCCAGCGCGTACCCATCTCCAGCCGGTAGGGGCGCATCAGGTCGAGCGGGCGCAGCATGCCGTACAGGCCCGAGAGCAGTCGCAGATGATCCTGTGCGAAGGGGAGCGCCTCCTCCTCCAGCGTCTTGACGTCGAAGCCGGTGTAGACGTCACCGTCGAACCCGAAGATCGCCGGCCGTTCGGGCGCGTCCGCAAAGTTGCGGAAGCGGTCGGCGTTGAGCTTGGCCAGCGCCGGCGAGATTTGCATCAGCTCCGACAGCTTCTTCTGCGTCAGGTGCGATGCGGCGGCGGCGAGCGTCTGCGCCTCCTTGGCGAAACGCGGCCGGGTCGGCGCGAGATCGGGGATGGGCGACTCATAGTCGAGCGTCTTGGCGGGGGAGAGGACGGCGATCATCGTGTCCGCCGGTAGCCGCCCCGCGGCGGCCGTTCAATCGCCGTTCAGTGCGGGTGCCGCAACCGGGACGGGCATGGCATCGCTTGAACGGCTTGCGACGGACCGTTACAGCCCCGCAGACGTTAGCGGCAGCGATGCCTCACTATCTGGAGAGAGAGTTAGCATGAAGACCCTTTCGAAGCTCGCGCTGGCCGCGGTGCTGGCCACCGGCGTGAGCGGTCTGGCGATCGTCGCCCCCGCGGCCGCCAAGGACAAGAAGGAAGAGCAGGCGGCTCCTGGCTTCAAGCTCAGCAAGCCGGTGCAGGCGATCGCCTTCCAGGCGCAGGAAGCCGTCAAGGCCCGCAATCCAGCCACCGCCGAGCCGCTCGTCGCGCAGGTCGAGGCCGCGGCCACCACCGACGACGACAAATATATCGCCGCCGCACTCCGTTACGATCTGGAGAACACCAAGCTCGTCATCGCGCAGGAGGCCAATCCCAAGGCACCGCTTGACGAGACCGTGCTCGCCAAGCCGCTCGACGCGCTGATCGCCGCCAAGAACACGCCGGCCGCCGACCGCGGCAAATATCTGTTCCGTCGTGGCCAGCTCGCCTACAACAGCGGTCAGTATCCGGTGGCGACCCAGTATTTCACCCAGGCGAAGGCGGCCGGCTACAACAGCCCCGATTTCGATCTGCAGCTCGCCAAGGTGAAGGTGCAGGCCGGTGACACCGCCGGTGGCCTCGCCGATCTCGACCGGTTCATCACCGCGCAGAAGGCGGCGGGCCAGACCGTGCCGGAGGCCTATTACCGCTTCGGCATCGCCACCGCGAACAACAAGAAGATGGCGCCGGAAACGCTCGCCTGGATGCAGAAATACGTCGCGGCCTATCCGAATGCCCGGGTGTGGCGTGACGTCATCCTGCAATATGCCTTCGCGCAGAACAGCCTCGCCGCGCCGGACAAGGCGCAGACGGTCGATCTGTATCGCCTGCTGCGTACCGCCGGTGCGATGCCGGATCAGGCGATGTACGAGGATTATGCCAAGAACGTCTACGACCGCGGCAATCCCTATGAGGCGGCGGCGGTGCTGAAGGAAGGCATGGCCTCGGGCAAGATCCCGGCGACCAGCGCCTTCTCAAAGAGCCTGCTGACCGCGGCGAACACCGCGATCAAGGCGGACGGATCGCTGGCGAGCAGCGAGAAGACCGCGATGGCATCGAAGGATGGCAAGATCGCCGCGTCGACCGCCGACGCCTATCTCGGCCAGAACAACTATGCCAAGGCGATCGAATTGTATCGTGCGGCGCTGAGCAAGGGTGGTGTCGACGCCAATGAGGTGAACACCCGCCTCGGCATCGCGCTCGCCAAGTCGGGCGACAAGGCCGGCGCGCAGGCGGCGTTCGGTGCGGTCACCGGCAATCCGCGCGCGGGCATCGCCGCGTTGTGGAATACCTGGACGCAGGT
Encoded proteins:
- a CDS encoding SDR family NAD(P)-dependent oxidoreductase — translated: MAVLALSAAVVIGASGGIGAALHEALVEEAAYARIHALSRSGAAPIDITDEASIAAAAARIATGPAPSLVILATGLLHDAERGPEKSYREFDPAWLEQVLRVNAVGPALVAKHLLPLMPKQGRTVFAVLSARIGSISDNRLGGWYGYRMAKAALNQLVRTLSIEEKRRNDRSIVVGLHPGTVDTALSKPFQGNVRPGTLFTPDRAASQLLDVIDGLTVTDSGKLFDFEGKEVAP
- the yaaA gene encoding peroxide stress protein YaaA translates to MIAVLSPAKTLDYESPIPDLAPTRPRFAKEAQTLAAAASHLTQKKLSELMQISPALAKLNADRFRNFADAPERPAIFGFDGDVYTGFDVKTLEEEALPFAQDHLRLLSGLYGMLRPLDLMRPYRLEMGTRWAPRHKKLTDWWGDRIGKALAEDVAADGERVVLNLASQEYWAGVAGYLPADVRVVAIDFRDGDRFVSFHAKKARGMMARWMVEHRITDIDAMRGFDSDGYAFDAAASSDDQWRFSR
- a CDS encoding tetratricopeptide repeat family protein; the protein is MKTLSKLALAAVLATGVSGLAIVAPAAAKDKKEEQAAPGFKLSKPVQAIAFQAQEAVKARNPATAEPLVAQVEAAATTDDDKYIAAALRYDLENTKLVIAQEANPKAPLDETVLAKPLDALIAAKNTPAADRGKYLFRRGQLAYNSGQYPVATQYFTQAKAAGYNSPDFDLQLAKVKVQAGDTAGGLADLDRFITAQKAAGQTVPEAYYRFGIATANNKKMAPETLAWMQKYVAAYPNARVWRDVILQYAFAQNSLAAPDKAQTVDLYRLLRTAGAMPDQAMYEDYAKNVYDRGNPYEAAAVLKEGMASGKIPATSAFSKSLLTAANTAIKADGSLASSEKTAMASKDGKIAASTADAYLGQNNYAKAIELYRAALSKGGVDANEVNTRLGIALAKSGDKAGAQAAFGAVTGNPRAGIAALWNTWTQVGATPATPATPA